One Bacteroidota bacterium genomic window carries:
- a CDS encoding D-cysteine desulfhydrase family protein, whose translation MFENIPRISLATLPTPLEEAPALAKHLGLKSLLIKRDDMTGLALGGNKVRKLEFELAAALEVGCDTVITVGATQSNHARMTAAACRKTGLDIKLVLGGDDVDELKGNLLLDALYGADIRYIVGSCDEEVLNREMYNWSDELTAAGKKPYTIIMGASTPLGAIGYVAAMKEIADQFGDLPVQVVLTVSSCGMYAGVALGAAIYMPKAKILGISVSHNKEFIEKRTRELMTESCRLLGIDPAYSETKLQIYDEYYDRYAVPVKGAEEASVVCANLEAMILDQVYTGKAMYGLFELARTGKLNREVPVIFTHSGGMPAVFARAVPAGDNKNFRRIWV comes from the coding sequence ATGTTTGAAAACATCCCACGGATAAGTCTGGCAACACTTCCAACCCCGCTTGAAGAAGCACCCGCACTCGCCAAACACCTTGGCTTAAAATCGCTCCTCATAAAGAGAGACGACATGACGGGTCTTGCACTGGGAGGAAACAAGGTAAGAAAACTTGAATTTGAACTTGCTGCGGCACTTGAAGTGGGGTGCGATACAGTTATTACGGTTGGAGCCACCCAGTCGAATCATGCAAGGATGACTGCGGCAGCATGCCGGAAAACCGGACTGGATATCAAACTCGTCCTCGGTGGAGACGATGTGGATGAACTGAAAGGGAACCTCCTTTTGGATGCGTTATATGGAGCGGATATTCGATATATCGTCGGAAGTTGTGATGAAGAGGTACTGAACCGCGAAATGTACAACTGGTCGGACGAACTCACTGCTGCAGGGAAGAAACCATACACAATAATTATGGGGGCGTCCACTCCGCTCGGAGCAATCGGGTATGTTGCAGCGATGAAAGAAATCGCAGACCAGTTCGGAGACCTGCCAGTTCAGGTGGTGCTTACAGTCAGTTCGTGCGGCATGTATGCGGGAGTTGCCCTTGGTGCCGCAATTTACATGCCAAAAGCAAAAATTCTAGGAATAAGTGTTTCACACAACAAAGAATTTATTGAAAAGCGGACGAGAGAATTGATGACAGAAAGCTGCCGGTTACTTGGCATTGATCCCGCTTACTCTGAAACAAAACTTCAGATTTATGACGAGTATTACGATAGATACGCAGTTCCGGTGAAAGGCGCAGAGGAAGCAAGTGTCGTTTGTGCAAACCTCGAAGCAATGATCCTCGATCAGGTATATACGGGCAAGGCGATGTACGGATTGTTCGAGCTTGCCCGCACAGGGAAACTGAACAGGGAAGTGCCTGTAATCTTCACTCACTCGGGTGGTATGCCGGCAGTATTCGCCAGAGCAGTCCCGG
- a CDS encoding pirin family protein, protein MASTILHKSATRGLASHGWLVSRHTFSFANYYDPERMNFGTLRVLNDDFVAPGMGFGTHPHDNMEIISIPLEGDLEHKDSMGNTTVIKNGDIQVMSAGTGIRHSEYNKNKEVPVKFLQIWVFPDKRNVIPRYDQITLNAEDRKNRFQQILSPSADDEGVWINQNAWFHMADLEKGTKIEYNIKGEGNGLYVFVLNGDVTVEGQALSTRDGYGLWDTKTVNFSADSNTSLLLMEVPMTV, encoded by the coding sequence ATGGCAAGCACAATTTTACATAAGTCAGCGACGCGAGGTCTTGCAAGCCACGGATGGCTTGTAAGCCGCCACACTTTTAGTTTCGCTAACTACTACGACCCCGAGAGAATGAATTTCGGTACGCTCCGTGTTCTTAATGATGATTTTGTTGCACCGGGCATGGGATTTGGTACACACCCGCACGACAACATGGAAATCATTTCCATTCCTTTGGAAGGCGATCTTGAACATAAAGACAGTATGGGAAATACCACTGTAATAAAGAACGGTGATATACAGGTTATGAGTGCCGGCACAGGTATCAGGCACAGCGAATATAACAAGAATAAAGAGGTGCCGGTAAAATTTTTACAGATTTGGGTTTTCCCGGACAAGAGAAATGTAATTCCAAGATATGATCAGATTACACTGAATGCAGAGGACAGGAAGAACCGCTTCCAGCAGATTCTTTCCCCGTCCGCCGATGATGAGGGTGTCTGGATAAATCAAAACGCCTGGTTTCACATGGCTGATCTCGAAAAAGGGACCAAAATTGAATACAATATCAAAGGCGAAGGAAACGGACTCTATGTTTTCGTTCTCAATGGAGATGTAACAGTGGAAGGTCAAGCCCTCTCAACAAGAGACGGCTACGGCTTGTGGGACACAAAAACAGTAAATTTTTCAGCAGATTCAAATACTTCCCTCCTTTTGATGGAAGTTCCAATGACAGTTTAA